A window from Felis catus isolate Fca126 chromosome B1, F.catus_Fca126_mat1.0, whole genome shotgun sequence encodes these proteins:
- the CHRNA2 gene encoding neuronal acetylcholine receptor subunit alpha-2, with product MSRGNQTPPSEAMGPSRSAVLSSMRLGLWWLLLSPAGSAQRASRTQAEDRLFKHLFRGYNRWARPVPNTSDVVIVRFGLSIAQLIDVDEKNQMMTTNVWLKQEWNDYKLHWNPADFGNITSLRVPSEMIWIPDIVLYNNADGEFAVTHMTKAHLFSTGTVHWVPPAIYKSSCSIDVTFFPFDQQNCKMKFGSWTYDKAKIDLEQTEQTVDLKDYWESGEWAIINATGTYNTKKYDCCAEIYPDVTYYFVIRRLPLFYTINLIIPCLLISCLTVLVFYLPSDCGEKITLCISVLLSLTVFLLLITDIIPSTSLVIPLIGEYLLFTMIFVTLSIVITVFVLNVHHRSPRTHTMPHWVRVAFLGCVPRWLLMNRPVPPLEPRDPPDLKPSSSHYWLETNVDAEEREEEKEEEDRWGWAAHVSPSMGVLHGHGGLHQGASGPRVEVQLQEGGLLLSPRIQKALEGVHYIADHLRSEDADSSVKEDWKYVAMVIDRIFLWLFIIVCFLGTIGLFLPPFLAGMI from the exons ATGTCCAGGGGAAACCAGACCCCACCCTCTGAAGCCATGGGCCCTTCCCGCTCTGCAGTCCTGTCCTCGATGAGGCTCGGTCTGTGGTGGCTCCTTCTGAGCCCAGCAG GGTCAGCACAGCGAGCCTCCCGTACCCAAGCCGAGGACCGACTCTTCAAACACCTCTTTAGGGGCTACAACCGCTGGGCACGGCCAGTGCCCAACACCTCAGACGTGGTGATCGTGCGCTTTGGGCTGTCCATTGCCCAGCTCATCGATGTG GATGAGAAGAACCAAATGATGACCACCAACGTCTGGCTAAAGCAG GAGTGGAATGATTACAAGCTGCACTGGAACCCGGCCGATTTCGGCAACATCACATCCCTCCGGGTCCCTTCCGAGATGATCTGGATCCCTGACATTGTCCTCTACAACAA TGCAGATGGGGAGTTTGCGGTGACCCACATGACCAAGGCTCACCTCTTCTCCACGGGCACTGTGCACTGGGTGCCCCCGGCCATCTACAAGAGCTCCTGCAGCATCGACGTCACCTTCTTCCCCTTCGACCAGCAGAACTGCAAGATGAAGTTTGGCTCCTGGACGTATGACAAGGCCAAGATCGACCTGGAGCAGACAGAGCAGACAGTGGACCTGAAGGACTACTGGGAGAGCGGCGAGTGGGCCATCATCAATGCCACGGGCACCTACAACACCAAGAAGTACGACTGCTGCGCCGAGATCTACCCCGACGTCACCTACTACTTCGTCATCCGGCGCCTGCCCCTCTTCTACACCATCAACCTCATCATCCCCTGCCTGCTCATCTCCTGCCTCACGGTGCTTGTCTTCTACCTGCCCTCCGACTGTGGCGAGAAGATCACGCTCTGCATCTCCGTGCTGCTCTCGCTCACCGTCTTCCTCCTGCTCATCACGGACAtcatcccctccacctccctggtCATCCCGCTCATCGGCGAGTACCTGCTCTTCACCATGATCTTCGTCACGCTCTCCATCGTCATCACGGTCTTTGTACTAAATGTCCACCACCGCTCCCCCCGCACCCACACTATGCCCCACTGGGTGCGGGTGGCCTTTCTGGGCTGTGTGCCCCGGTGGCTTCTGATGAACCGGCCTGTGCCCCCCCTGGAGCCCCGTGACCCCCCAGATCTGAAGCCCAGCTCCTCTCATTACTGGCTGGAGACCAACGTGGATgcggaggaaagagaggaggaaaaggaggaggaagacagatgGGGGTGGGCAGCTCACGTATCCCCCTCCATGGGTGTCCTCCATGGCCACGGTGGTCTACATCAGGGGGCCTCAGGGCCCAGGGTGGAGGTCCAGTTGCAGGAGGGCGGGCTTCTGCTGTCACCTCGCATACAGAAGGCACTTGAAGGTGTGCACTATATTGCTGATCACCTGCGATCTGAGGATGCTGACTCTTCG GTGAAGGAAGACTGGAAGTATGTGGCCATGGTCATTGATAGGATATTCCTCTGGTTGTTTATCATCGTCTGCTTCCTGGGGACCATTGGACTCTTTCTCCCTCCATTCCTGGCTGGAATGATCTGA